A window from Nocardioides mesophilus encodes these proteins:
- a CDS encoding GuaB1 family IMP dehydrogenase-related protein: MRFVNEPGPGYDLTYNDVFMVPRRSDVASRYDVDLSTSDGSGTTIPLVVSNMTAVSGRRMAETVARRGGVAVVPQDIPIPVVAEVISWVKRRHLVFDTAITLEPHQTVSDAMALIPKRAHRAAFVVEEGRVVGVVTEDDCRSVDRFTQVHQVMSVNPLTLPDTVDPRAAFDLLDSARRRVAPVVAADGRLRGVLTRTAALRSTLYEPAVDGQGRLRVAAAVGVNGDVAAKAAALVEAGADVLVVDTAHGHQDRMVEALRAVRKTSPTVPVAAGNVVSEEGVRELVDAGADIVKVGVGPGAMCTTRMMTGVGRPQFSAVLECSATARELGRHVWADGGVRYPRDVALALAAGASSVMIGSWFAGTHESPGDLHVDADGRAYKESFGMASARAVALRTSTDTAFDRARKGLYEEGISSSRMYLERDRPGVEDLIDQICAGVRSACTYAGARSLEELHQNAVIGIQSAAGFHEGRPLPTGW; this comes from the coding sequence GTGCGTTTCGTGAACGAGCCGGGGCCCGGCTACGACCTGACCTACAACGACGTCTTCATGGTGCCGCGGCGCTCGGACGTCGCCTCCCGCTACGACGTGGACCTGTCCACCTCCGACGGCTCCGGCACGACGATCCCGCTGGTGGTCTCGAACATGACCGCCGTCTCGGGCCGCCGGATGGCCGAGACCGTCGCGCGGCGCGGGGGAGTCGCGGTGGTCCCGCAGGACATCCCGATCCCCGTCGTCGCCGAGGTGATCTCCTGGGTGAAGCGGCGGCACCTGGTCTTCGACACGGCGATCACGCTGGAGCCGCACCAGACCGTCAGCGACGCGATGGCGCTGATCCCCAAGCGCGCCCACCGTGCCGCCTTCGTCGTGGAGGAGGGCCGCGTCGTCGGGGTGGTCACCGAGGACGACTGCCGGTCGGTGGACCGGTTCACCCAGGTGCACCAGGTCATGTCGGTCAACCCGCTCACCCTTCCCGACACCGTCGACCCGCGTGCGGCCTTCGACCTGCTCGACTCGGCGCGCCGCCGGGTCGCTCCGGTGGTCGCCGCGGACGGCCGGCTGCGCGGCGTGCTCACCCGCACCGCGGCGCTGCGGTCCACGCTCTACGAACCGGCCGTGGACGGGCAGGGCCGGCTTCGGGTCGCCGCCGCGGTCGGAGTGAACGGCGACGTCGCGGCCAAGGCCGCCGCGCTGGTGGAGGCCGGCGCGGACGTCCTCGTCGTCGACACCGCGCACGGCCACCAGGACCGGATGGTGGAGGCACTGCGCGCGGTCCGCAAGACCTCGCCGACGGTGCCGGTCGCCGCCGGCAACGTGGTGTCCGAGGAGGGTGTGCGCGAGCTGGTCGACGCCGGCGCCGACATCGTCAAGGTGGGCGTCGGTCCGGGCGCCATGTGCACCACCCGGATGATGACCGGGGTCGGCCGACCGCAGTTCTCCGCGGTGCTGGAGTGCTCGGCCACCGCCCGCGAGCTCGGCCGGCACGTCTGGGCCGACGGGGGAGTGCGCTACCCCCGCGACGTGGCGCTGGCGCTGGCCGCCGGCGCGTCCTCGGTGATGATCGGCTCCTGGTTCGCCGGCACCCACGAGTCGCCGGGCGACCTCCACGTCGACGCCGACGGCCGGGCCTACAAGGAGTCCTTCGGGATGGCGTCCGCGCGTGCGGTCGCCCTGCGCACGAGCACCGACACCGCCTTCGACCGGGCCCGCAAGGGCCTCTACGAGGAGGGCATCTCCTCGAGCCGGATGTACCTCGAGCGCGACCGCCCCGGGGTCGAGGACCTGATCGACCAGATCTGCGCCGGTGTCCGCTCGGCCTGCACCTACGCCGGCGCCCGCTCGCTGGAGGAGCTGCACCAGAACGCCGTCATCGGGATCCAGTCGGCTGCAGGGTTCCACGAGGGACGGCCGCTGCCGACCGGCTGGTGA
- a CDS encoding peroxiredoxin: MKTLTDGAQAPDFELPDENGRPVRLSERLQDGPVVLFFYPGAMTGGCTKEACHFRDLATEFKEAGAQRLGISTDPVARQKQFTDLHGFDYPLLSDESGEVAVAYGVRRRLITPVKRATFVIDPDRTIRKVVASELSMDVHADQALAALREG, from the coding sequence ATGAAGACCCTCACCGACGGCGCGCAGGCGCCCGACTTCGAGCTCCCGGACGAGAACGGACGTCCGGTGCGGCTCAGCGAGCGGCTCCAGGACGGCCCCGTCGTGCTGTTCTTCTACCCCGGCGCGATGACCGGCGGCTGCACCAAGGAGGCCTGCCACTTCCGGGACCTGGCCACCGAGTTCAAGGAGGCCGGCGCCCAGCGCCTCGGCATCAGCACCGACCCGGTCGCCCGGCAGAAGCAGTTCACGGACCTCCACGGGTTCGACTATCCGCTGCTCTCCGACGAGTCCGGCGAGGTGGCCGTGGCCTACGGCGTACGGCGGCGGCTGATCACCCCGGTCAAGCGGGCCACCTTCGTGATCGACCCCGACCGCACCATCCGCAAGGTGGTCGCCAGCGAGCTGAGCATGGACGTGCACGCCGACCAGGCACTGGCGGCGCTGCGCGAGGGCTGA
- a CDS encoding DUF1295 domain-containing protein yields the protein MADYDWAALARSLPFTALAVVVVLGTTFLVALRVGKQAVVDVAWGLGFVAIALVSFLASAGEGDDVRRWLLLVLTAVWGCRLAWHIWRRSRGKGEDPRYAELMAKAPGNPQLYALRTVYLTQGAIMWFVSLPVQVGSFETSGTSWLVWVGVAVWAVGLFFEAGGDYQLDRFRNDPASKGQVLDTGLWRYTRHPNYFGDACVWWGLSLIAFSAWPGILTLLSPVLMTWLLAKGTGKPLLEKDMASRRPGYVDYVNRTSGFFPLPPKSRTPGEDRG from the coding sequence ATGGCCGACTACGACTGGGCCGCCCTCGCCCGCTCCCTCCCGTTCACCGCCCTCGCCGTGGTCGTGGTGCTCGGCACGACGTTCCTGGTCGCGCTGCGGGTCGGCAAGCAGGCCGTCGTCGACGTCGCCTGGGGCCTCGGCTTCGTCGCCATCGCGCTGGTCTCCTTCCTGGCCTCGGCCGGTGAGGGCGACGACGTACGCCGCTGGCTGCTGCTGGTGCTCACCGCGGTCTGGGGGTGCCGGCTGGCCTGGCACATCTGGCGGCGCTCCCGGGGCAAGGGGGAGGACCCGCGCTACGCGGAGCTGATGGCGAAGGCGCCCGGCAACCCGCAGCTCTACGCCCTGCGCACGGTCTACCTCACCCAGGGCGCGATCATGTGGTTCGTCTCGCTGCCGGTCCAGGTCGGCTCGTTCGAGACATCGGGCACGTCCTGGCTGGTGTGGGTCGGTGTCGCCGTCTGGGCCGTCGGTCTGTTCTTCGAGGCCGGGGGCGACTACCAGCTGGACCGGTTCCGCAACGACCCCGCCTCGAAGGGGCAGGTGCTCGACACCGGGCTGTGGCGCTACACGCGTCACCCGAACTACTTCGGCGATGCCTGCGTCTGGTGGGGGCTGTCGCTGATCGCCTTCAGCGCCTGGCCGGGGATCCTGACGCTGCTGTCGCCGGTGCTCATGACGTGGTTGCTCGCGAAGGGCACCGGCAAGCCGCTGCTGGAGAAGGACATGGCGTCCCGACGGCCCGGCTACGTGGACTACGTCAACCGCACCAGCGGGTTCTTCCCGCTGCCGCCCAAGTCACGGACTCCCGGAGAGGACCGCGGATGA
- a CDS encoding SAM-dependent methyltransferase produces MTLTTAPTNASRVSGAADQLAAVVTPLFAGELPVRIRAWDGSEAGPDGVPVVVLRDAGALRRLLFHPGELGLAQAYVTGEIDVEGDLLDGFRRVWQAVRERGASPKLSPATVAAGLRTAVRLGALGLPPAPPSSQARLRGRLHSALRDRQAISHHYDLSNEFYALILDPHMAYSCAYFTSDAPDYTLEDAQRDKLDLVCRKLGLDRAKPGHRHLDIGCGWGSLSLHAAEQYGVQVVGVTIAAEQKAFIDQRIAERGLADRVEIRLQDYRDVADGPFDTISSIEMGEHVGEKNYPVFTGGIHRLLREGGRALVQQMSRTTRPGGGPFIEAFIAPDMHMRPVGETVDLIEQAGLEVRDVHALREHYVWTVDAWYATFEENWDRVVGLVGEEVARVWRLYLVGGALAFEEGRMGVDQILMVKPLPDGSSGLPRVREL; encoded by the coding sequence ATGACGCTCACCACCGCACCCACGAACGCCTCCCGGGTCTCCGGTGCCGCCGACCAGCTGGCGGCGGTGGTCACGCCCCTCTTCGCCGGCGAGCTGCCGGTGCGGATCCGCGCCTGGGACGGCAGCGAGGCCGGCCCCGACGGGGTCCCGGTGGTGGTGCTCCGCGACGCCGGTGCGCTGCGCCGTCTGCTCTTCCACCCCGGGGAGCTCGGGCTCGCCCAGGCCTACGTCACCGGCGAGATCGACGTCGAGGGCGACCTGCTGGACGGCTTCCGACGGGTCTGGCAGGCGGTCCGCGAGCGGGGGGCCTCCCCGAAGCTGTCCCCGGCCACCGTCGCGGCCGGGCTGCGCACCGCCGTACGCCTCGGGGCGCTCGGCCTGCCGCCGGCGCCCCCGTCCAGCCAGGCGAGGCTGCGCGGAAGGCTGCACTCCGCGCTGCGGGACCGGCAGGCGATCTCGCACCACTACGACCTCTCCAACGAGTTCTACGCGCTGATCCTGGACCCGCACATGGCCTACTCGTGCGCCTACTTCACCAGCGACGCCCCGGACTACACCCTCGAGGACGCCCAGCGGGACAAGCTCGACCTGGTCTGCCGCAAGCTCGGCCTCGACCGGGCAAAGCCCGGCCACCGGCACCTCGACATCGGCTGCGGCTGGGGATCGCTCTCGCTGCACGCGGCGGAGCAGTACGGCGTGCAGGTCGTCGGCGTCACCATCGCGGCGGAGCAGAAGGCCTTCATCGACCAGCGGATCGCCGAGCGGGGCCTCGCCGACCGGGTCGAGATCCGGCTGCAGGACTACCGCGACGTCGCCGACGGCCCCTTCGACACGATCTCCTCGATCGAGATGGGCGAGCACGTCGGCGAGAAGAACTACCCGGTCTTCACCGGCGGCATCCACCGGCTGCTGCGCGAGGGCGGTCGGGCGCTGGTCCAGCAGATGTCGCGGACCACCCGCCCCGGCGGCGGGCCCTTCATCGAGGCGTTCATCGCCCCGGACATGCACATGCGTCCGGTCGGGGAGACCGTCGACCTCATCGAGCAGGCCGGCCTGGAGGTCCGCGACGTGCACGCGCTGCGCGAGCACTACGTGTGGACCGTCGACGCGTGGTACGCCACCTTCGAGGAGAACTGGGACCGGGTCGTCGGGCTCGTCGGCGAGGAGGTCGCCCGGGTGTGGCGGCTGTACCTGGTGGGCGGCGCGCTGGCCTTCGAGGAGGGCCGGATGGGCGTCGACCAGATCCTGATGGTCAAGCCGTTGCCGGACGGCAGCAGCGGGCTGCCGCGCGTGCGGGAGCTCTGA
- a CDS encoding ankyrin repeat domain-containing protein, translating to MSDASEEQLVELAHQMFDLARAGDAERLAAYVDAGVPVDLTDAAGNTLLMLAAYHGQADTVLALAARGAAVDRPNDRGQTPLAGAVFKGEGAVVQALLAAGADPGAGTPSARQTAAMFGRADLLP from the coding sequence ATGTCCGATGCCTCCGAGGAGCAGCTGGTCGAGCTGGCCCACCAGATGTTCGACCTGGCCCGGGCGGGAGACGCCGAACGGCTCGCTGCCTACGTCGACGCCGGGGTGCCGGTGGACCTCACCGACGCGGCCGGCAACACGCTGCTGATGCTCGCCGCCTACCACGGGCAGGCCGACACGGTGCTCGCCCTGGCCGCACGGGGTGCGGCGGTGGACCGGCCCAACGACCGCGGCCAGACCCCGCTCGCGGGCGCCGTGTTCAAGGGGGAGGGCGCGGTCGTGCAGGCCCTCCTCGCCGCCGGCGCCGACCCGGGCGCCGGGACGCCGTCGGCGCGCCAGACGGCGGCCATGTTCGGCCGGGCGGACCTGTTGCCATGA
- a CDS encoding DUF2252 domain-containing protein → MVDHSRDSRQKLIVETLEEAFADLMTANPRAFRGKFRKMASDPFAFYRGSACLFYADVTSTEDQWADDRTSRVWIHGDLHAENFGTYMNSDGRLVFDVNDFDEAYVGHFSWDLRRFVASLALIGWQKALPEDTVRSLVGTYLRSYLSQVNHYVGEDDDHDFALHLGNTDGPVHDVLVQARLHSRVTMLDSMTHLEDATRVFTEDASVRRLGRAERRKVEKAFGEYLETIPEDKRYDRDLFYDVRDVVGKAGFGIGSAGLPAYNILVEGYSQSLDNDVVLSMKQANVPAVSRFVDSAAVAKYFENEGHRTVVSQRALQVHTDPLLGWTTVDGTGYVVAEISPYEADLDWDPLTEPDDMTSVVKALGQATAKVHCASDEDSEQSLVTFQTEEAIRTVLEGRRKEFVADLTDFAMEYAGTVRADHALFVDAFREGRIGGVSST, encoded by the coding sequence ATGGTGGACCACTCCCGCGACTCCCGTCAGAAGCTCATCGTCGAGACCCTCGAAGAGGCGTTCGCGGACCTGATGACCGCGAACCCGCGGGCGTTCCGCGGCAAGTTCCGCAAGATGGCTTCCGACCCGTTCGCGTTCTACCGCGGGTCGGCCTGCCTGTTCTACGCCGACGTCACCAGCACCGAGGACCAGTGGGCCGACGACCGGACCAGCCGGGTGTGGATCCACGGCGACCTGCACGCGGAGAACTTCGGCACCTACATGAACTCCGACGGCAGGCTGGTCTTCGACGTCAACGACTTCGACGAGGCCTACGTCGGCCACTTCTCCTGGGACCTGCGGCGCTTCGTCGCCAGCCTGGCACTGATCGGCTGGCAGAAGGCCCTGCCCGAGGACACCGTGCGCTCGCTCGTGGGCACCTACCTCCGCTCCTACCTGAGTCAGGTCAACCACTACGTGGGCGAGGACGACGACCACGACTTCGCGCTGCACCTGGGCAACACCGACGGTCCCGTGCACGACGTGCTGGTGCAGGCCCGGCTGCACAGCAGGGTCACGATGCTCGACTCGATGACCCACCTCGAGGACGCGACCCGGGTGTTCACCGAGGACGCCTCGGTCCGTCGGCTCGGGCGGGCGGAACGGCGCAAGGTCGAGAAGGCGTTCGGGGAGTACCTCGAGACGATTCCCGAGGACAAGCGCTACGACCGCGACCTGTTCTACGACGTCCGCGACGTCGTCGGCAAGGCCGGGTTCGGCATCGGCAGCGCCGGGCTGCCGGCGTACAACATCCTCGTCGAGGGCTACAGCCAGTCGCTCGACAACGACGTGGTGCTGTCGATGAAGCAGGCAAACGTGCCGGCGGTGAGCCGGTTCGTCGACTCCGCCGCCGTCGCGAAGTACTTCGAGAACGAGGGGCACCGCACCGTGGTCAGCCAGCGCGCGCTGCAGGTGCACACCGACCCGCTGCTCGGCTGGACCACCGTGGACGGCACCGGGTACGTCGTCGCCGAGATCTCGCCCTACGAGGCCGACCTGGACTGGGACCCGCTGACCGAGCCCGACGACATGACCTCGGTGGTCAAGGCCCTCGGCCAGGCCACCGCCAAGGTGCACTGCGCCTCGGACGAGGACAGCGAGCAGAGCCTGGTCACTTTCCAGACCGAGGAGGCGATCAGGACCGTCCTGGAGGGCCGCCGCAAGGAGTTCGTCGCCGACCTCACCGACTTCGCGATGGAGTACGCCGGGACCGTCCGCGCCGACCACGCGCTGTTCGTCGACGCGTTCCGGGAGGGGCGGATCGGCGGCGTCAGCTCCACCTGA
- a CDS encoding aldo/keto reductase: MSVPQVLLNNGVEIPQIGMGVWRVPAARAREVVARALELGYRHVDTASLYGNEEGVGQAVRESGLDRDAVFVTSKVWNDDQGYDATLRAFDTSMAKLGFEVLDLYLIHWPAGGRGLTTQTWRALERLYLDGRVRAIGVSNFEPHHLQRLLDRVEVVPAVNQVELHPYLQQHEVRAANAAHGIVTEAWSPLAKGGELLGDPVITRIARKHERTPAQVVLRWHLDHDTVVIPKSVTPSRMEENLDALGFELDEEDLRRIDGLDRGLRVGPHPDHVA; the protein is encoded by the coding sequence ATGAGCGTCCCGCAGGTGCTGCTGAACAACGGCGTCGAGATCCCGCAGATCGGGATGGGGGTGTGGCGGGTCCCGGCCGCCCGGGCCCGTGAGGTCGTCGCCCGGGCGCTGGAGCTCGGCTACCGGCACGTGGACACCGCCTCGCTCTACGGCAACGAGGAGGGCGTCGGCCAGGCGGTCCGGGAGTCCGGCCTGGACCGGGACGCCGTCTTCGTGACCAGCAAGGTGTGGAACGACGACCAGGGGTACGACGCCACCCTGCGGGCGTTCGACACCAGCATGGCCAAGCTCGGCTTCGAGGTGCTCGACCTCTACCTCATCCACTGGCCGGCCGGTGGGCGTGGCCTGACCACCCAGACCTGGCGGGCCCTCGAACGGCTCTACCTCGACGGCCGGGTCCGGGCGATCGGCGTGTCCAACTTCGAGCCGCACCACCTGCAGCGGCTGCTCGACCGGGTGGAGGTGGTCCCGGCGGTCAACCAGGTCGAGCTGCACCCCTACCTGCAGCAGCACGAGGTGCGGGCCGCGAACGCCGCGCACGGCATCGTCACCGAGGCGTGGAGCCCGCTGGCCAAGGGCGGTGAGCTCCTCGGCGACCCGGTGATCACCCGGATCGCCCGCAAGCACGAGCGGACTCCGGCCCAGGTGGTCCTGCGCTGGCACCTGGACCACGACACGGTCGTGATCCCGAAGTCGGTGACGCCGAGCCGGATGGAGGAGAACCTCGACGCGCTGGGCTTCGAGCTCGACGAGGAGGACCTGCGCCGCATCGACGGGCTGGACCGGGGCCTCCGGGTCGGACCGCACCCCGACCACGTGGCCTGA
- a CDS encoding pentapeptide repeat-containing protein codes for MAGETTVAREHLRADCSSCVGLCCVALPFTRSADFGFDKAAGEPCRHLGADFGCGIHERLREAGMPGCVAFDCFGAGQRISRGAGSGTGPVPAGAGGRAAPTGALARAPWMSAALPVVRQLHELLWYLTESLSLAGVPSLRARLQEALEDVERLAAAAVGRPADVDVGPVRVHVGALLTAVSQEARGREDAVPASHARADFAGATLAGADLRCADLRGACLIAADLRDADLRRADLLGADLRDADLTGANLTGALFLTRSQVGAARGDARTRLPAGLERPAHWS; via the coding sequence ATGGCCGGGGAGACGACCGTGGCGCGGGAGCACCTGCGCGCAGACTGCTCGAGCTGCGTCGGCCTGTGCTGTGTCGCGCTGCCGTTCACCCGCTCCGCCGACTTCGGCTTCGACAAGGCGGCCGGGGAGCCGTGCAGGCACCTGGGAGCGGACTTCGGCTGTGGCATCCACGAGCGGCTCCGGGAGGCCGGGATGCCGGGGTGCGTGGCCTTCGACTGCTTCGGCGCCGGTCAGCGCATCTCCCGCGGCGCCGGGTCGGGCACCGGCCCGGTCCCCGCCGGAGCGGGCGGACGTGCGGCGCCCACCGGCGCGCTCGCGAGGGCGCCCTGGATGTCCGCAGCGCTGCCGGTGGTCCGGCAGCTGCACGAGCTGCTGTGGTACCTCACCGAGTCTCTGTCGCTCGCCGGCGTGCCGTCGCTGCGCGCCCGGCTGCAGGAGGCGCTGGAGGACGTGGAGCGGCTGGCGGCGGCCGCCGTCGGACGCCCGGCCGACGTCGACGTCGGCCCGGTCCGGGTCCACGTCGGTGCGCTGCTGACGGCGGTCAGCCAGGAGGCACGCGGCCGGGAGGACGCCGTACCGGCGAGCCACGCGCGGGCCGACTTCGCAGGAGCCACCCTGGCCGGCGCCGACCTACGCTGCGCCGACCTGCGCGGCGCCTGCCTGATCGCGGCGGACCTGCGGGACGCGGACCTGCGCCGGGCGGACCTGCTCGGGGCCGACCTTCGCGACGCCGACCTGACCGGCGCGAACCTGACTGGCGCGCTGTTCCTCACCCGGTCGCAGGTCGGGGCGGCCAGGGGCGACGCGCGGACCAGGCTTCCGGCCGGTCTCGAGCGCCCGGCGCACTGGAGCTGA
- a CDS encoding LPXTG cell wall anchor domain-containing protein, whose product MTTLLLLGVLLLAVGCGLVAFRRRRVAAWDRELGVAFAVGERREMPLRRRL is encoded by the coding sequence ATGACCACATTGCTGCTGCTGGGTGTCCTGCTGCTGGCCGTCGGGTGCGGCCTTGTCGCGTTCCGCCGCCGCCGGGTCGCCGCCTGGGACCGCGAGCTCGGCGTGGCCTTCGCGGTCGGCGAGCGTCGCGAAATGCCGCTGCGCCGCCGGCTCTGA
- a CDS encoding acyl-CoA dehydrogenase family protein — protein MINLETPRKFRPLIGNAHQVAMNLLRPNSRKYDLAEHEYPKELDMLAALIDGLAESGQASGAGASGVRRPAEEEDGTGTRNGTHLASVLSILEMCWGDVGLLLSMPRQGLGNSAIASVADEEQAKRFAGVWASMAITEPGCGSDTASIRTTAVPDGDHYVLNGEKIYVTAGDRSDAVVVWATLDPAMGRAAIKSFVVPKGTPGMRVERLERKLGIRASDTATILLENCRVPRENLLGSPGVDADQGFAGAMATFDNTRPLVAAMALGCSRASLELTRDLLEQAGVQIDYDRPALTQSAAAATYLQMEADWEAAYLLTLQAAWMADNRRPNSLEASMAKAKAGRTGSDITLRCVELAGSLGYSEHDLLEKWARDSKILDIFEGTQQIQQLIVARRLLGKTSADLK, from the coding sequence ATGATCAACCTCGAGACCCCCCGCAAGTTCCGGCCGCTCATCGGCAACGCGCACCAGGTGGCCATGAACCTGCTGCGCCCGAACTCCCGCAAGTACGACCTCGCCGAGCACGAGTACCCCAAGGAGCTCGACATGCTCGCGGCCCTGATCGACGGGCTCGCGGAGTCCGGCCAGGCCAGCGGAGCGGGCGCCTCCGGAGTACGGCGGCCCGCGGAGGAGGAGGACGGCACCGGCACCAGGAACGGCACGCACCTGGCCTCGGTCCTCTCGATCCTGGAGATGTGCTGGGGCGACGTCGGGCTGCTGCTGTCGATGCCGCGGCAGGGGCTGGGCAACTCGGCGATCGCCTCCGTGGCCGACGAGGAGCAGGCGAAGCGGTTCGCGGGCGTGTGGGCGTCGATGGCGATCACCGAGCCCGGCTGCGGCTCGGACACCGCGAGCATCCGGACGACCGCGGTGCCCGACGGCGACCACTACGTGCTCAACGGCGAGAAGATCTACGTCACCGCGGGCGATCGGTCCGACGCGGTCGTCGTCTGGGCCACCCTCGACCCCGCCATGGGACGCGCTGCGATCAAGTCCTTCGTGGTCCCCAAGGGCACGCCCGGCATGCGGGTGGAACGGCTGGAGCGCAAGCTCGGGATCCGTGCCTCCGACACCGCGACGATCCTCCTCGAGAACTGCCGGGTGCCCCGGGAGAACCTGCTGGGCAGCCCCGGGGTGGACGCCGACCAGGGGTTCGCCGGCGCGATGGCGACCTTCGACAACACCCGCCCGCTCGTGGCCGCGATGGCGCTCGGCTGCTCCCGGGCGTCGCTCGAGCTCACCCGCGACCTGCTCGAGCAGGCGGGCGTGCAGATCGACTACGACCGGCCGGCGCTGACCCAGTCAGCAGCGGCGGCGACGTACCTGCAGATGGAGGCGGACTGGGAGGCGGCGTACCTGCTCACCCTGCAGGCCGCCTGGATGGCCGACAACCGCCGGCCGAACTCGCTCGAGGCGTCGATGGCGAAGGCGAAGGCCGGCCGGACCGGTAGCGACATCACGCTGCGCTGCGTCGAGCTGGCCGGCAGCCTCGGCTACAGCGAGCACGACCTGCTCGAGAAGTGGGCGCGCGACTCCAAGATCCTCGACATCTTCGAGGGCACCCAGCAGATCCAGCAGCTCATCGTCGCGCGACGGCTGCTGGGCAAGACCTCTGCGGACCTGAAGTGA
- a CDS encoding acyl-CoA dehydrogenase family protein, giving the protein MSLPTPAARRDTRRPPRHGLSSRERTDPIGYAVAALNRLAQTSALDRLGLRRPAERVVFEATRAGFRTAGAVSRQFARAGRIGSGPARLPHAPATGRFDLTPTEDEQLLLDVVRAFADEVVRPAAAAADDATAAPAEVLRAGRQIGLPLIGVPEELGGIATERSTMAATLVAEALARGDMGLAVASLAPGAVATALSLWGDEEQQATYLPAFTGDDVPAAALALTEPAVLFDPLRPATRARPDGAGFVLDGVKSMVPRGAAAELFVVGAELDGEPRLFLVESGTPGVEIEAEPSMGLRAAELTRLVLRGVHVSGSSLLGSREDHLECVRLARLGWCALAVGTAQAVLDHVVPYVNERHAFGEPISNRQAVAFMVADIGIELQGMRLVTYRAASRAGRGRSVGREVALARRLCAERGMKIGSDGVQLLGGHGFVKEHPVERWYRDLRAIAVIEGGVLV; this is encoded by the coding sequence ATGTCGCTCCCCACGCCTGCTGCCCGTCGCGACACCAGGCGCCCGCCTCGTCACGGGCTGTCCTCCCGCGAGCGCACCGACCCGATCGGCTACGCGGTCGCCGCGCTGAACCGGCTCGCCCAGACCTCAGCGCTGGACCGGCTCGGGCTGCGCCGGCCTGCCGAACGGGTGGTCTTCGAGGCGACCCGCGCCGGGTTCCGCACGGCGGGGGCGGTCAGCCGGCAGTTCGCCCGGGCCGGCCGGATCGGCTCCGGCCCGGCCCGGCTGCCGCACGCACCGGCGACCGGGCGCTTCGACCTCACCCCGACCGAGGACGAGCAGCTGCTGCTCGACGTGGTCCGCGCGTTCGCCGACGAGGTGGTCCGCCCGGCGGCCGCCGCGGCCGACGACGCGACTGCGGCGCCGGCGGAGGTGCTCCGTGCGGGTCGCCAGATCGGGCTCCCGCTGATCGGCGTCCCCGAGGAGCTGGGCGGCATCGCGACCGAGCGGTCCACGATGGCCGCGACCCTGGTGGCCGAGGCCCTGGCCCGCGGCGACATGGGTCTGGCCGTCGCCTCGCTGGCGCCGGGGGCGGTGGCCACCGCGCTGTCGCTGTGGGGCGACGAGGAGCAGCAGGCGACGTACCTGCCCGCGTTCACCGGTGACGACGTTCCCGCCGCGGCGCTCGCGCTCACCGAGCCCGCGGTGCTGTTCGACCCGCTGCGGCCGGCGACCCGGGCGCGCCCCGACGGGGCCGGGTTCGTCCTCGACGGGGTCAAGTCGATGGTGCCGCGGGGCGCAGCGGCCGAGCTGTTCGTCGTCGGCGCCGAGCTCGACGGTGAGCCCCGGCTGTTCCTGGTGGAGTCCGGGACTCCCGGCGTCGAGATCGAGGCCGAGCCCTCGATGGGCCTGCGCGCCGCCGAGCTGACCCGACTGGTCCTGCGCGGGGTGCACGTGAGCGGGTCGTCCCTGCTCGGCTCCCGGGAGGACCACCTCGAGTGCGTCCGGCTGGCCCGGTTGGGCTGGTGCGCCCTGGCCGTCGGGACGGCCCAGGCGGTGCTCGACCACGTCGTGCCCTACGTCAACGAGCGCCACGCCTTCGGCGAGCCGATCAGCAACCGGCAGGCGGTGGCGTTCATGGTCGCCGACATCGGGATCGAGCTGCAGGGCATGCGCCTGGTCACCTACCGCGCCGCCTCGCGCGCCGGACGGGGCAGGTCGGTGGGTCGGGAGGTGGCACTGGCCCGCCGGCTCTGCGCCGAGCGCGGCATGAAGATCGGCAGCGACGGGGTCCAGCTGCTCGGCGGTCACGGCTTCGTCAAGGAGCACCCGGTGGAGCGGTGGTACCGCGACCTGCGGGCGATCGCCGTGATCGAGGGGGGCGTGCTCGTGTGA